In Meiothermus ruber DSM 1279, the following proteins share a genomic window:
- a CDS encoding DegT/DnrJ/EryC1/StrS family aminotransferase — MSTLTQIPILDLKAEVDELWDELNAAIQRVLRSTQFIMGPEVQALEQQLAQYLGVKHAVALNSGTDALVIGLRALGVGPGDEVITSPFTFFATAEAISLLGARPVFVDIDPQSFNLDPAGLEAAISPQTRAIIPVHLYGNPAAMGPILEIARRHGLKVLEDCAQSFGARYEPLHRFTGTLGDAGAFSFFPSKNLGAYGDGGLLVTADDAVAEQARMLRAHGSRKKYHNEVVGYNSRLDTLQAAILLVKLPHLERYNQARRAIAQRYNEGLAGLEGLIPPALTPGHVFHQYTVRILGNRRDAVQARLAELGIGTMVYYPVPLHRLPIYQPLGLHLPESERAAAEVLSLPIWPQMQPEAQRAVIEAVRAAVQG; from the coding sequence GTGAGCACCCTAACCCAGATTCCCATCCTCGACCTGAAGGCAGAGGTAGACGAGCTGTGGGACGAGCTCAACGCGGCCATCCAGCGGGTCTTGCGCTCGACCCAGTTCATCATGGGGCCGGAAGTACAGGCCCTCGAGCAGCAGCTCGCCCAGTACCTGGGGGTCAAACACGCCGTGGCCCTGAACTCCGGCACCGACGCCCTGGTTATCGGCCTGCGGGCGCTGGGGGTGGGGCCTGGGGACGAGGTGATCACCAGCCCCTTTACCTTTTTCGCCACCGCCGAGGCCATCAGCCTGTTGGGGGCCAGGCCGGTGTTTGTGGACATTGACCCCCAGAGCTTCAACCTGGATCCCGCCGGGCTCGAGGCCGCCATCTCACCCCAGACCAGGGCCATCATTCCGGTGCACCTGTACGGGAACCCCGCGGCCATGGGCCCGATTCTGGAAATCGCCCGGCGGCACGGCCTGAAGGTGCTGGAAGACTGCGCCCAGTCCTTTGGTGCCCGCTACGAACCCCTGCACCGCTTTACCGGAACCCTGGGCGATGCAGGGGCTTTCTCCTTCTTCCCTTCCAAAAACCTGGGGGCCTACGGCGATGGGGGTTTGCTGGTTACCGCCGACGACGCTGTAGCCGAACAGGCCCGGATGCTGCGGGCCCACGGCTCGCGCAAGAAGTACCACAACGAGGTGGTGGGGTATAACTCGCGGCTGGACACCCTGCAGGCCGCCATCCTGCTGGTCAAGCTGCCCCACCTCGAGCGCTACAACCAGGCCCGCCGGGCCATCGCCCAGCGCTACAACGAGGGCCTGGCCGGCCTCGAGGGCCTCATCCCCCCGGCCCTGACCCCCGGGCATGTCTTCCACCAGTACACCGTGCGGATTCTGGGCAACAGGCGCGATGCCGTACAGGCCCGGCTGGCCGAGCTGGGCATCGGCACCATGGTCTACTACCCGGTGCCGCTGCACAGGCTGCCCATCTACCAGCCCCTGGGACTGCACCTGCCCGAAAGCGAGCGGGCCGCCGCCGAGGTGCTCTCGCTGCCCATCTGGCCGCAGATGCAACCAGAAGCCCAGCGGGCCGTGATTGAAGCCGTTCGCGCCGCGGTGCAGGGCTAG
- a CDS encoding acyltransferase: MDYFKHETAIVDEGAQIGRGTKIWHFCHISAKAVIGENCTLGQNVYVANNVIIGNGVKIQNNVSVYEGVILEDYVFCGPSMVFTNVLTPRSEFPRNTAADYGRILVKRGASIGANATIVTGVTLHEGAFVAAGAVVTKDVPAYAIVAGVPARIIGWMSAYGDRLDFSQSDTVTDSQGHVYQKVGPFEVRRIK, translated from the coding sequence ATGGACTACTTCAAGCACGAAACCGCCATTGTGGATGAAGGCGCCCAGATTGGCCGCGGCACCAAGATCTGGCACTTCTGCCATATCAGCGCCAAAGCAGTCATCGGGGAAAACTGCACCCTGGGGCAAAACGTTTATGTGGCCAACAACGTAATCATTGGCAACGGGGTCAAGATCCAGAACAACGTCTCGGTCTACGAGGGGGTGATTCTGGAAGATTACGTGTTCTGCGGCCCCAGCATGGTGTTTACCAATGTGCTAACCCCCCGCAGCGAGTTCCCCCGCAACACCGCCGCCGATTATGGCCGCATCCTGGTCAAGCGGGGGGCCAGCATCGGGGCCAACGCCACCATCGTGACCGGCGTGACCCTGCACGAAGGGGCGTTTGTGGCGGCAGGGGCGGTGGTTACCAAAGATGTACCGGCCTACGCCATCGTGGCCGGTGTTCCGGCCCGCATCATCGGCTGGATGAGCGCCTACGGCGACCGGCTCGACTTCAGCCAGAGCGACACCGTAACCGACTCCCAGGGGCATGTCTATCAGAAGGTGGGCCCCTTCGAAGTACGGAGGATTAAGTGA
- a CDS encoding Gfo/Idh/MocA family protein: MKNFALIGAAGYIAPRHLKAIKDTGNRLVAALDPFDSVGIMDSYFPEAEFFTQPELFEDYLYRLRGTPQQVDYVSIASPNYLHNAHIRMALRAGADAICEKPLVLNPEEIRELKDLEAETGRRVWTILQLRTHEALLSLHARLQAQPPRKYQLDLTYITSRGTWYLRSWKGRTEQSGGLATNIGVHFFDMLTWLFGKVEQVEVHRRDDTVASGYLELERAQVRWFLSIDVEYVPPALRAQGKRTYRSMRLDGEEIEFSEGFTELHTRVYERTLAGQGFGLEDTYEAIATVARIRTLPLSDRTATMHPFLQKVKQ; the protein is encoded by the coding sequence ATGAAGAACTTTGCACTCATCGGCGCTGCGGGCTACATCGCGCCCCGCCACCTCAAGGCCATCAAGGATACCGGCAATCGCCTTGTTGCCGCCCTCGACCCCTTCGATTCGGTGGGCATCATGGACTCGTACTTCCCCGAAGCCGAGTTTTTTACCCAGCCCGAGCTGTTCGAGGACTACCTCTACCGCCTGCGCGGCACCCCCCAGCAGGTGGACTACGTGAGCATCGCCAGCCCCAACTACCTGCACAACGCCCACATCCGCATGGCCCTCCGGGCCGGGGCCGACGCCATCTGCGAGAAGCCCCTGGTGCTCAACCCCGAGGAAATCCGGGAACTCAAGGACCTCGAGGCCGAGACCGGGCGGCGGGTCTGGACCATCCTGCAGCTCCGCACCCACGAGGCTCTGCTCAGCCTGCATGCCCGCCTGCAAGCCCAGCCCCCCCGCAAATACCAGCTCGACCTCACCTACATCACCAGCCGGGGCACCTGGTACCTGCGGAGCTGGAAGGGCCGCACCGAGCAGTCGGGGGGCCTGGCCACCAACATCGGGGTGCACTTCTTCGATATGCTCACCTGGCTTTTTGGCAAGGTGGAGCAGGTGGAGGTGCACCGCCGCGACGACACCGTGGCCTCGGGCTACCTGGAGCTCGAGCGGGCCCAGGTGCGCTGGTTCCTTTCGATTGACGTGGAGTATGTGCCCCCGGCCCTGCGGGCCCAGGGCAAGCGCACCTACCGCTCCATGCGCCTGGACGGCGAGGAGATCGAGTTCTCCGAAGGCTTTACCGAGCTGCACACCCGCGTCTACGAGCGCACCCTGGCCGGTCAGGGCTTCGGCCTCGAGGATACCTACGAAGCCATCGCCACCGTGGCCCGGATCCGCACCCTGCCCCTATCGGATCGCACCGCCACCATGCACCCTTTCCTCCAGAAGGTCAAGCAGTAG
- a CDS encoding nucleotide sugar dehydrogenase, translating to MQTVVDPKTLLLQRIEDKTALVGVVGMGYVGLPFAVEKAKVGYRVVGIDRSAKRVAMINQGQNYIGDVKDEELRDLVAQGLIRATTGFEEVPELDVIVIAVPTPLTKNLVPDLQYVEGVTREIAKYLRPGQLVSLESTTYPGTTEEVMLPILEQSGLKLNQDFFLAHSPERVDPGNARYTTKNTNKVVGGVGPQSLEVAVAFYSKTINHVVPVSSAKAAEMVKVFENTFRAVNIALVNELTLLCDRMDLNVWEVLDAAFTKPFGIMPFYPGPGVGGHCIPLDPHYLEWKAKEYNFNTHFINLAGEINRKMPEFTVDKAARVLSQHGKPLRGAKVVLLGMAYKANLDDYRESPAIEVFKLLQKRGAEVVFHDSWTPHVEEHGFVADSVELTDELLQNADLVIITTNHSNVDYARVVALSKVVLDTRYATRGIKADNVVLL from the coding sequence ATGCAGACCGTTGTAGATCCCAAAACCCTTTTGTTGCAGCGCATTGAGGACAAAACCGCCCTTGTGGGCGTGGTCGGCATGGGCTATGTGGGCCTGCCCTTTGCCGTGGAAAAGGCCAAGGTGGGCTACCGCGTGGTGGGCATCGACCGCAGCGCCAAGCGGGTGGCCATGATCAACCAGGGCCAGAACTATATCGGTGACGTAAAAGACGAGGAGCTGCGCGACCTGGTGGCCCAGGGGCTGATCCGGGCCACCACCGGCTTCGAGGAAGTACCCGAGCTGGACGTGATTGTAATCGCCGTGCCCACGCCCCTGACCAAGAACCTGGTGCCCGACCTGCAGTACGTGGAGGGCGTGACCCGCGAAATTGCTAAATATCTGCGGCCCGGCCAGCTGGTGAGCCTCGAGTCCACCACCTATCCGGGCACCACCGAAGAGGTCATGCTGCCCATCCTGGAGCAAAGCGGCCTCAAGCTAAACCAGGACTTCTTCCTGGCCCACAGCCCTGAGCGGGTAGACCCCGGCAACGCCCGTTACACCACCAAGAACACCAACAAGGTGGTGGGCGGGGTGGGGCCCCAGAGCCTCGAGGTGGCGGTGGCCTTTTACAGCAAAACCATCAACCACGTGGTGCCGGTGAGCAGCGCCAAAGCCGCCGAGATGGTCAAGGTGTTCGAAAACACCTTCCGGGCCGTGAACATCGCCCTGGTCAACGAGCTCACCCTCCTGTGCGACCGCATGGATCTGAACGTCTGGGAGGTGCTGGACGCCGCTTTTACCAAGCCCTTCGGCATCATGCCCTTCTACCCCGGCCCCGGCGTGGGCGGCCACTGCATCCCCCTCGACCCGCACTACCTGGAGTGGAAAGCCAAGGAGTATAACTTCAACACCCACTTCATCAACCTGGCGGGCGAGATTAACCGCAAAATGCCGGAGTTCACCGTGGACAAGGCCGCCCGCGTGCTGAGCCAGCACGGCAAGCCTTTGCGGGGGGCCAAGGTGGTACTCCTGGGCATGGCCTACAAGGCCAACCTGGACGATTACCGCGAAAGCCCGGCCATCGAGGTCTTCAAGCTGCTGCAAAAGCGGGGGGCCGAGGTGGTCTTCCACGATAGCTGGACGCCGCACGTGGAGGAGCACGGCTTTGTAGCCGACAGCGTGGAGCTGACCGACGAGCTGCTGCAAAACGCCGACCTGGTGATCATCACCACCAACCACTCCAATGTGGACTACGCCCGCGTGGTGGCCCTGTCCAAAGTGGTGCTCGACACCCGCTACGCCACCCGGGGGATCAAAGCCGACAACGTGGTGCTGCTCTAG
- a CDS encoding glycosyltransferase family 4 protein → MRFLFLTQYFPPEIGAAQVRLASVIRELVRLGHQVEVVTAMPNYPTGRVFEGYRGRLWLEEDWEGVRVVRTWLYPAMGTGPKRLLNYFSFVLSALGGVLKVQKPDYIFVESPPLFLSLTGYLASRRFGVPFIFNIADLWPDSVRQLGLMKEGPLLCLAEGLESWSYRQAHFITAVTEGIQKVLLEEKKVPPHKILYLPNGVDTDLFKPMPPDLALARELGLEGKKIILYAGNHGYAHGLEVALQAARLLTDPQVVLVLIGDGSEKPRLKQMAQEMGLTNVRFLDPKPPAYIAQLYSLAVAGLSTLRNSPLFEMTRPVKIFAGMSCAKPILYAGQGEGARLVEGARAGLVSLPEDAQTLAHNIMAVVQNPHLAEQLGQNGRRYVETHLSWSVLIENWLYQLQSQQPKAEKVPV, encoded by the coding sequence GTGCGCTTCTTGTTTCTAACCCAGTACTTTCCCCCCGAGATCGGCGCGGCCCAGGTGCGGCTGGCTTCGGTTATCCGCGAGCTGGTGCGGTTAGGGCATCAGGTAGAGGTAGTGACGGCCATGCCCAATTACCCCACCGGGCGTGTGTTTGAGGGTTACCGCGGCAGGCTCTGGCTCGAGGAAGACTGGGAAGGGGTGCGGGTGGTGCGCACCTGGCTCTACCCCGCCATGGGCACCGGCCCCAAGCGGCTGCTTAACTACTTCAGCTTTGTGCTGAGCGCGCTGGGTGGAGTGCTAAAGGTTCAAAAGCCCGACTACATCTTTGTGGAATCGCCGCCCCTGTTTCTGAGCCTAACGGGCTACCTGGCCTCGAGGCGCTTTGGTGTGCCTTTCATCTTCAACATAGCCGATCTCTGGCCGGACTCGGTGCGCCAGCTCGGTCTGATGAAGGAAGGCCCTTTGCTGTGCCTGGCCGAGGGCCTGGAAAGCTGGAGCTACCGCCAGGCCCACTTCATCACCGCGGTGACCGAGGGCATCCAGAAGGTTCTGCTGGAAGAGAAAAAAGTACCCCCGCACAAGATACTTTATCTACCCAACGGCGTGGATACCGATCTCTTCAAGCCCATGCCGCCCGACCTGGCCCTGGCTAGGGAGCTTGGCCTCGAGGGCAAGAAAATCATTCTGTACGCCGGCAACCACGGCTACGCCCACGGCCTGGAGGTGGCCCTGCAGGCCGCCCGGCTCCTGACCGACCCCCAGGTGGTGCTGGTGCTCATCGGCGACGGCTCGGAAAAACCCCGCTTGAAGCAGATGGCCCAGGAGATGGGGCTTACCAATGTGCGCTTCCTGGATCCAAAGCCCCCAGCCTACATCGCCCAGCTCTACTCTCTGGCCGTGGCCGGCCTTTCCACCCTGCGCAACTCCCCACTCTTCGAGATGACCCGCCCGGTCAAGATTTTCGCCGGGATGAGCTGCGCCAAACCCATCCTGTACGCCGGGCAGGGGGAGGGGGCGCGGCTAGTGGAGGGGGCTCGAGCCGGCCTGGTAAGCCTCCCTGAGGACGCCCAAACCCTGGCCCACAACATCATGGCGGTGGTACAGAACCCCCATCTGGCCGAACAACTGGGCCAGAACGGGCGGCGCTACGTGGAGACCCACCTAAGCTGGTCGGTGCTCATCGAAAACTGGCTGTACCAGCTTCAATCCCAGCAACCCAAGGCCGAAAAAGTTCCGGTGTAA
- a CDS encoding right-handed parallel beta-helix repeat-containing protein yields MFGIPSGPTYYVSPSGSNANDGSRERPWATLSFAVQKLKPGDVLRVLPGSYNESVQVTASGTSSQRITIASDIRWGAKLNAQGNLFGIDVRGSYVDIVGFEVTNATNSGIISWAPYNRFLFNHVYGIRAQCDSNGGAGINASQPNAGNTSILSNLVHDIGDLTAGPCTRIHGIYQGSPKGIIQNNIIYRARGFGITTWQAATAVVMTHNLSFANLYGGISVGSGENTLGNKAENFLVANNIVVSNPRGISEENNTGVNRFLNNLVWNNTTNWALLTSSQQNSLTEDPRFVNFKADGSGNYYLSNDSPAIDKGIREAAPSFDFMGHPRILGIAPDLGPLETR; encoded by the coding sequence GTGTTCGGCATTCCCAGCGGCCCCACCTACTACGTAAGCCCCTCCGGCAGCAACGCCAACGACGGCTCCCGCGAACGCCCCTGGGCCACCCTCTCCTTCGCCGTGCAGAAACTTAAGCCCGGCGATGTCCTGCGGGTGCTCCCAGGCTCCTACAACGAGTCTGTCCAGGTTACCGCCTCCGGTACGTCCAGCCAGCGCATCACCATCGCCTCCGATATCCGCTGGGGCGCCAAACTCAACGCCCAGGGCAATCTCTTCGGTATTGATGTCCGCGGCAGCTACGTGGATATCGTCGGGTTCGAAGTTACCAACGCCACCAACAGCGGCATTATTAGCTGGGCCCCCTACAACCGCTTCTTGTTCAACCATGTCTATGGCATCCGGGCCCAGTGTGACTCCAACGGCGGGGCCGGGATTAACGCCAGCCAGCCCAACGCCGGCAACACCAGCATTTTGAGCAACCTGGTGCATGATATAGGCGATCTCACCGCAGGCCCCTGCACCCGCATCCACGGCATCTACCAGGGAAGTCCAAAAGGCATTATTCAAAACAATATTATTTACCGTGCCCGGGGCTTTGGCATCACCACATGGCAGGCCGCCACGGCTGTGGTGATGACCCATAACCTCTCTTTTGCCAACCTATATGGTGGCATCTCGGTGGGCTCAGGCGAAAATACCCTCGGCAATAAAGCTGAAAACTTCCTGGTAGCCAACAACATTGTAGTGAGCAACCCCCGTGGCATCAGCGAGGAAAACAACACCGGGGTTAATCGATTTTTGAACAACCTGGTCTGGAACAACACCACCAACTGGGCTCTGCTCACCAGCAGCCAGCAAAACAGTCTGACTGAAGATCCCCGCTTTGTTAACTTCAAAGCCGACGGCTCTGGCAACTACTATCTGAGCAACGATAGCCCAGCCATCGACAAAGGCATTCGTGAGGCCGCACCTAGCTTTGATTTCATGGGCCACCCCCGCATCCTGGGGATAGCTCCCGACCTTGGCCCCTTGGAAACCCGCTAA
- a CDS encoding lipopolysaccharide biosynthesis protein yields MTRIKGFLTQTSFVGNAALLASSTVLGQGLVVLVQPLLTRIYRPEDFGWWALYGSILSLAAVMINLRYEQAIQLPREEPEARGLLLIAVGVGLGLSLLIGGVFWFFRDVFSVWLGVQIPGWFAALVGVGLACIALMQSGSMWALRLQRFGALAQTKFQQGLWQALAQVGLGLLVKGPAGLLLGDVLGRLGGVQALWRLLPRSLEGITWRTLQQTARRYRSFLVFGTSAALLTAASFHLPFILLTAFFGAAAMGQFSLSYRITTIPVTLVAQSIGQVFFARAAAARETPELAQLTIRTSTMLIAVGLPIFGALFVVAPQAFPLIFGSNWYEAGVYARLLAPYLLLSIVAQPLSTLLTVKEWQQALLVFTVFELALRMGAIYWGIAIQQMYWAVFLFASSSALVAGISLGLFFRAAGARWADFGRGLRRYIWLNLPALLLLWGLTHWVAGWSLLGLTVLVSATVLFFTARELRKEGLV; encoded by the coding sequence ATGACCCGGATCAAAGGTTTTCTGACGCAAACATCTTTTGTGGGGAATGCGGCCCTACTGGCCAGCAGTACGGTGCTGGGCCAGGGTCTGGTCGTTCTGGTGCAGCCCCTTCTGACCCGTATATATAGGCCGGAAGATTTTGGCTGGTGGGCTTTGTATGGCTCTATCCTTTCTCTGGCCGCAGTGATGATCAACCTTCGCTATGAGCAGGCCATCCAGCTACCCAGAGAAGAGCCAGAAGCCCGTGGGCTTTTGCTAATTGCAGTGGGCGTTGGCTTGGGCTTGAGCCTGCTGATAGGTGGGGTTTTTTGGTTTTTTCGGGATGTCTTTTCGGTATGGTTGGGTGTCCAGATCCCAGGCTGGTTTGCAGCCCTGGTGGGGGTGGGGCTGGCTTGCATAGCCCTCATGCAATCGGGCAGTATGTGGGCCTTGCGGCTTCAGCGTTTTGGCGCACTGGCCCAGACCAAGTTTCAGCAAGGCTTATGGCAGGCTTTGGCCCAGGTGGGTCTGGGGCTGCTTGTTAAGGGGCCAGCGGGGCTTTTACTGGGCGATGTGCTGGGGCGCTTGGGGGGTGTACAGGCTTTGTGGCGTTTGTTGCCCCGGAGCCTCGAGGGCATCACCTGGCGCACCTTGCAGCAGACAGCCCGCCGCTACCGGAGTTTTCTGGTTTTTGGCACCAGCGCGGCTTTACTAACCGCGGCCAGCTTTCACCTGCCGTTTATTTTGTTGACCGCTTTTTTCGGTGCTGCTGCGATGGGGCAGTTTAGCCTGAGCTACCGCATTACCACCATTCCTGTAACCCTGGTGGCCCAGTCCATTGGGCAGGTTTTTTTTGCTCGTGCGGCCGCAGCCCGTGAGACCCCTGAGCTGGCCCAGCTCACCATCCGAACTTCCACCATGTTGATAGCGGTGGGCTTGCCGATATTCGGTGCATTGTTTGTGGTAGCGCCCCAGGCCTTCCCTCTGATTTTTGGATCCAACTGGTACGAAGCCGGGGTGTACGCCCGCTTACTTGCACCATACTTACTCCTCTCTATTGTGGCCCAACCCCTTTCCACCTTGCTCACTGTTAAGGAATGGCAGCAAGCCTTGCTGGTTTTTACTGTCTTTGAGCTGGCCTTACGCATGGGGGCCATCTACTGGGGTATTGCCATCCAGCAGATGTACTGGGCAGTTTTTTTGTTCGCCTCGAGCAGTGCCCTGGTGGCCGGAATATCGCTGGGCTTATTTTTCCGCGCGGCCGGGGCGCGCTGGGCCGATTTTGGGCGAGGTCTACGCAGGTACATCTGGCTCAACCTGCCCGCTTTGTTGCTGCTGTGGGGGCTCACCCACTGGGTTGCGGGCTGGAGCCTGTTGGGGCTAACGGTATTAGTTAGTGCTACCGTTCTATTTTTCACTGCCAGGGAACTTAGGAAGGAAGGTTTGGTATGA
- a CDS encoding O-antigen ligase family protein: protein MFTLSKALLGLFLLSLVFQIRRPKIAWFPALVLTWRYIPRLRISILAVVLLFWACLSYFWSVDPSATWDKLQALAQQLVGALAIAFFIMVRPNTLQPMLFFYSLGASIAALQGIFNYLRNPLSRTTFTGAADAADFAAVVLLGSLIAVGLWLTTRSPWMRWYSMFCFALCTLAVVLSGTRSAWVAIVITLALVVLPRLGWRQFLSLGLTFGLVGLALFQLPAVNQFLSSRITSAAEDGGAGRTAIWTVGWHIAQQNLIFGHGLGTFTTLFGQGIAAESDLESIDTYYITDGRGAHNIYLELVSEVGLVGLGIFLAWMWVLLQVSLRQAVHPDLILILKACLLAYLIQGAFLGILERKYLWLTIALLHGLAMMVRGNSYARIVSKP from the coding sequence GTGTTTACCCTATCCAAGGCACTGCTGGGTTTATTTTTGCTTTCTTTGGTTTTTCAAATCAGGCGTCCGAAAATCGCCTGGTTTCCGGCCCTGGTTTTAACATGGCGGTATATTCCTCGGTTGCGAATTTCTATACTCGCGGTGGTACTGCTGTTTTGGGCATGTTTGAGCTATTTTTGGTCGGTTGACCCATCGGCTACTTGGGACAAGCTTCAGGCCCTGGCACAGCAACTGGTGGGGGCCTTGGCCATCGCTTTTTTTATTATGGTGAGACCCAATACTCTACAGCCTATGCTGTTCTTTTACTCGCTGGGGGCCAGTATTGCTGCGCTGCAGGGCATCTTCAACTATCTGCGTAATCCGTTGAGCCGCACTACCTTTACGGGAGCTGCCGATGCAGCCGATTTTGCGGCAGTGGTTTTGCTGGGCTCCCTGATAGCAGTAGGGCTGTGGTTGACTACAAGAAGCCCCTGGATGCGCTGGTATAGCATGTTCTGCTTTGCGTTGTGCACTTTAGCGGTGGTGCTTTCGGGCACCCGCAGTGCCTGGGTAGCCATCGTTATTACCTTAGCGCTGGTGGTACTGCCCCGCCTGGGTTGGCGGCAGTTTCTTTCACTGGGCTTGACCTTTGGTTTGGTGGGCCTGGCGCTGTTTCAGTTGCCAGCGGTCAACCAGTTCCTGAGCTCCCGCATTACCTCGGCAGCCGAGGATGGGGGGGCTGGTCGAACGGCTATTTGGACGGTTGGATGGCACATTGCACAACAGAATCTCATTTTTGGGCATGGCCTGGGTACCTTTACAACTTTGTTTGGACAGGGGATTGCTGCTGAGTCTGACCTCGAGTCCATCGATACCTATTACATCACCGATGGCCGGGGTGCTCACAACATCTACCTCGAGCTTGTTAGCGAAGTGGGTCTTGTAGGACTGGGTATATTTCTGGCCTGGATGTGGGTGTTGCTGCAGGTAAGCTTACGGCAGGCGGTACATCCAGATCTGATTCTGATCCTCAAAGCCTGTCTCCTGGCCTACCTGATTCAGGGGGCATTTTTAGGGATTTTGGAGCGCAAATATCTCTGGCTAACCATAGCACTTCTACACGGTCTGGCCATGATGGTTCGAGGTAACAGCTATGCGCGTATTGTTTCTAAGCCCTGA
- a CDS encoding glycosyltransferase — translation MRVLFLSPDFPSNVHPSACIFVQTQALELQRLGVQVDVHAPIPLVLPGMARLKPNWRAYTQIPNQYDVEGVRVLRPRYLAFPSENLWGWPHRLKAFSLPAHSCDLIHAHFAHPEGTLGLLLKRRWKKPLVVTLHGDDANTYPEQSPRYRKYYKQVLAQADLILTVSDGIRQKAQAHTQRPVLTHRVGLRLPPMQERPDKRGLRSQLGLPQDRFVLLFVGTLVQYKGVLELSEALRQLDDEGVLAVFIGDGPLRDGLGSSSRTQRILLGQQPNAVVRRYMVAADALILPSYREGLPTVVVEAGAVGLPVIASNRGGTPEIVTPETGYRLEEISPAAILAAIAQVRSDPLEAQARGERLRQHVYRHYDASRNAQQLVRLYRRLLEGGLG, via the coding sequence ATGCGCGTATTGTTTCTAAGCCCTGATTTTCCTTCGAATGTACACCCTTCAGCCTGCATTTTCGTGCAGACCCAGGCCCTGGAACTGCAGCGCCTGGGGGTGCAGGTAGATGTGCATGCTCCCATACCGCTGGTATTGCCCGGAATGGCCCGGCTCAAGCCAAACTGGCGGGCCTATACCCAGATTCCCAATCAGTATGACGTGGAGGGGGTTCGGGTGTTGCGTCCTCGCTACCTGGCTTTCCCGAGTGAAAATCTTTGGGGGTGGCCGCACCGATTGAAAGCTTTCTCATTGCCAGCGCATTCATGCGATCTGATCCACGCCCACTTCGCCCATCCCGAGGGAACCCTGGGTCTTTTACTCAAGCGCCGCTGGAAGAAGCCGCTGGTGGTTACGCTGCATGGCGATGACGCCAACACCTATCCCGAGCAAAGCCCCCGTTACCGCAAATACTATAAGCAGGTACTGGCCCAGGCTGATCTGATTCTGACCGTAAGCGATGGGATTCGCCAAAAAGCCCAGGCCCATACCCAGCGTCCGGTGCTGACCCACCGGGTGGGCCTCAGATTACCGCCAATGCAAGAACGGCCCGATAAAAGGGGGCTACGCTCTCAGCTCGGGCTTCCCCAAGACCGCTTCGTCTTGTTGTTTGTGGGCACATTGGTGCAGTACAAAGGGGTGCTCGAGCTTTCCGAAGCCTTGCGTCAGCTCGACGACGAAGGGGTGCTGGCTGTATTTATCGGTGATGGGCCGCTGCGTGATGGTCTAGGTAGTTCTTCTCGAACGCAGCGCATCTTATTGGGCCAGCAGCCCAATGCGGTGGTGCGCCGCTACATGGTCGCCGCCGATGCGCTCATCCTGCCTTCCTACCGCGAGGGACTGCCCACGGTGGTGGTGGAAGCCGGTGCGGTAGGTCTGCCGGTGATCGCCAGCAACCGGGGGGGCACGCCTGAGATCGTGACCCCCGAGACCGGTTACCGCCTCGAGGAGATCAGCCCGGCGGCGATACTGGCGGCCATCGCCCAGGTGCGAAGCGACCCACTGGAGGCCCAGGCCCGGGGCGAGCGCTTGCGGCAGCACGTCTACCGCCACTACGATGCCAGCCGAAATGCACAGCAACTGGTGCGGTTGTACCGTCGACTGCTGGAGGGAGGGTTGGGTTGA